A window from Malania oleifera isolate guangnan ecotype guangnan chromosome 7, ASM2987363v1, whole genome shotgun sequence encodes these proteins:
- the LOC131160428 gene encoding uncharacterized protein LOC131160428 isoform X2 yields MADQHKVKLFELNNGTMRVNITNFGATITSLFVPDKNGNLGDIVLGFDSFEPYHKGASPYFGCIVGRVANRIKEGKFNLNGVGYSLAINNPPNSLHGGHKGFDKVVWEVAEHKSGEHPSITLKYNSHDGEEGYPGDVIVTATYTLTSSLTMRLDMEAVPSNKPTPINLAQHTYWNLAGHSSGNILEHLVKLWASQITPADQNSIPTGEFLSVKGTVFDFTEEKKVGSSIENVPGLGYDHNYVLDCGEDKSGLRHAAKVKDPSTSRVLNLWTDAPGMQFYTANYVNDVAGKGGAVYGKHSGLCLETQGFPNAINQPNFPSIVVQPGEKYMHAMLFEFSVE; encoded by the exons ATGGCCGACCAGCACAAAGTAAAGCTCTTCGAGCTCAACAATGGAACTATGCGAGTAAACATCACGAACTTTGGGGCCACTATCACTTCCCTCTTCGTTCCCGACAAAaatg GAAATCTTGGTGATATAGTCCTTGGATTCGACTCCTTCGAACCATACCAC AAAGGCGCTTCACCTTATTTTGGCTGCATTGTGGGCCGGGTAGCAAACAGAATCAAAGAAGGAAAGTTTAATCTTAATGGGGTTGGTTACTCTTTGGCCATTAACAATCCCCCGAATAGTCTACATG gTGGGCACAAAGGTTTTGATAAAGTAGTTTGGGAGGTAGCAGAACATAAAAGTGGGGAACACCCATCAATTACCTTGAAGTATAACAGTCATGATGGGGAAgaag GATATCCGGGGGATGTTATAGTCACTGCAACTTACACGCTTACTTCAAGTTTGACAATGAGGTTAGACATGGAAGCTGTGCCTAGTAATAAGCCAACTCCAATCAACTTAGCTCAACACACCTACTGGAACCTAGCAGGTCACAGCTCTGGGAACATCCTTGAGCATTTGGTTAAATTATGGGCTTCTCAAATCACCCCTGCGGATCAAAATTCAATCCCAACTGGTGAATTTTTGTCAGTTAAAGGTACAGTTTTTGATTTCACTGAAGAGAAAAAAGTTGGCAGCTCGATAGAAAATGTTCCTGGCTTGGGATACGACCATAATTATGTGCTTGACTGTGGGGAAGATAAATCAGGCTTGAGACATGCAGCCAAGGTGAAGGATCCATCAACCTCTAGAGTTTTGAACTTATGGACAGATGCCCCTGGCATGCAGTTTTACACAGCAAACTATGTGAATGATGTTGCTGGTAAAGGTGGAGCTGTATATGGAAAGCATTCTGGACTTTGTTTAGAAACACAGGGATTTCCAAATGCCATTAATCAGCCAAATTTTCCTTCAATTGTGGTTCAACCTGGTGAGAAATATATGCATGCCATGTTGTTTGAGTTCTCAGTAGAGTAG
- the LOC131160428 gene encoding uncharacterized protein LOC131160428 isoform X3, with amino-acid sequence MERKFWKSLYCLSSPIVSVVISEFPPPFWHFLFNQQDTNGENRIKKGASPYFGCIVGRVANRIKEGKFNLNGVGYSLAINNPPNSLHGGHKGFDKVVWEVAEHKSGEHPSITLKYNSHDGEEGYPGDVIVTATYTLTSSLTMRLDMEAVPSNKPTPINLAQHTYWNLAGHSSGNILEHLVKLWASQITPADQNSIPTGEFLSVKGTVFDFTEEKKVGSSIENVPGLGYDHNYVLDCGEDKSGLRHAAKVKDPSTSRVLNLWTDAPGMQFYTANYVNDVAGKGGAVYGKHSGLCLETQGFPNAINQPNFPSIVVQPGEKYMHAMLFEFSVE; translated from the exons AtggaaagaaaattttggaaaagcttgTACTGCCTTTCCAGCCCCATTGTTTCTGTTGTGATTTCAGAGTTTCCTCCTCCTTTTTGGCATTTTTTGTTTAATCAGCAAGACACCAATGGAGAAAATAGAATTAAG AAAGGCGCTTCACCTTATTTTGGCTGCATTGTGGGCCGGGTAGCAAACAGAATCAAAGAAGGAAAGTTTAATCTTAATGGGGTTGGTTACTCTTTGGCCATTAACAATCCCCCGAATAGTCTACATG gTGGGCACAAAGGTTTTGATAAAGTAGTTTGGGAGGTAGCAGAACATAAAAGTGGGGAACACCCATCAATTACCTTGAAGTATAACAGTCATGATGGGGAAgaag GATATCCGGGGGATGTTATAGTCACTGCAACTTACACGCTTACTTCAAGTTTGACAATGAGGTTAGACATGGAAGCTGTGCCTAGTAATAAGCCAACTCCAATCAACTTAGCTCAACACACCTACTGGAACCTAGCAGGTCACAGCTCTGGGAACATCCTTGAGCATTTGGTTAAATTATGGGCTTCTCAAATCACCCCTGCGGATCAAAATTCAATCCCAACTGGTGAATTTTTGTCAGTTAAAGGTACAGTTTTTGATTTCACTGAAGAGAAAAAAGTTGGCAGCTCGATAGAAAATGTTCCTGGCTTGGGATACGACCATAATTATGTGCTTGACTGTGGGGAAGATAAATCAGGCTTGAGACATGCAGCCAAGGTGAAGGATCCATCAACCTCTAGAGTTTTGAACTTATGGACAGATGCCCCTGGCATGCAGTTTTACACAGCAAACTATGTGAATGATGTTGCTGGTAAAGGTGGAGCTGTATATGGAAAGCATTCTGGACTTTGTTTAGAAACACAGGGATTTCCAAATGCCATTAATCAGCCAAATTTTCCTTCAATTGTGGTTCAACCTGGTGAGAAATATATGCATGCCATGTTGTTTGAGTTCTCAGTAGAGTAG
- the LOC131160428 gene encoding uncharacterized protein LOC131160428 isoform X1 gives MADQHKVKLFELNNGTMRVNITNFGATITSLFVPDKNGNLGDIVLGFDSFEPYHKGASPYFGCIVGRVANRIKEGKFNLNGVGYSLAINNPPNSLHGGHKGFDKVVWEVAEHKSGEHPSITLKYNSHDGEEGYPGDVIVTATYTLTSSLTMRLDMEAVPSNKPTPINLAQHTYWNLAGHSSGNILEHLVKLWASQITPADQNSIPTGEFLSVKGTVFDFTEEKKVGSSIENVPGLGYDHNYVLDCGEDKSGLRHAAKVKDPSTSRVLNLWTDAPGMQFYTANYVNDVAGKGGAVYGKHSGLCLETQGFPNAINQPNFPSIVVQPGFVCPLCAQSRSSTDFRGKLQSLSRILLGI, from the exons ATGGCCGACCAGCACAAAGTAAAGCTCTTCGAGCTCAACAATGGAACTATGCGAGTAAACATCACGAACTTTGGGGCCACTATCACTTCCCTCTTCGTTCCCGACAAAaatg GAAATCTTGGTGATATAGTCCTTGGATTCGACTCCTTCGAACCATACCAC AAAGGCGCTTCACCTTATTTTGGCTGCATTGTGGGCCGGGTAGCAAACAGAATCAAAGAAGGAAAGTTTAATCTTAATGGGGTTGGTTACTCTTTGGCCATTAACAATCCCCCGAATAGTCTACATG gTGGGCACAAAGGTTTTGATAAAGTAGTTTGGGAGGTAGCAGAACATAAAAGTGGGGAACACCCATCAATTACCTTGAAGTATAACAGTCATGATGGGGAAgaag GATATCCGGGGGATGTTATAGTCACTGCAACTTACACGCTTACTTCAAGTTTGACAATGAGGTTAGACATGGAAGCTGTGCCTAGTAATAAGCCAACTCCAATCAACTTAGCTCAACACACCTACTGGAACCTAGCAGGTCACAGCTCTGGGAACATCCTTGAGCATTTGGTTAAATTATGGGCTTCTCAAATCACCCCTGCGGATCAAAATTCAATCCCAACTGGTGAATTTTTGTCAGTTAAAGGTACAGTTTTTGATTTCACTGAAGAGAAAAAAGTTGGCAGCTCGATAGAAAATGTTCCTGGCTTGGGATACGACCATAATTATGTGCTTGACTGTGGGGAAGATAAATCAGGCTTGAGACATGCAGCCAAGGTGAAGGATCCATCAACCTCTAGAGTTTTGAACTTATGGACAGATGCCCCTGGCATGCAGTTTTACACAGCAAACTATGTGAATGATGTTGCTGGTAAAGGTGGAGCTGTATATGGAAAGCATTCTGGACTTTGTTTAGAAACACAGGGATTTCCAAATGCCATTAATCAGCCAAATTTTCCTTCAATTGTGGTTCAACCTG GTTTTGTATGTCCACTTTGTGCTCAGTCTAGGTCATCAACTGACTTCAGAGGCAAGCTCCAATCACTGAGTAGAATCTTATTAGGCATATGA